The genomic window GAGCAACTGATTATGTAGAAGATGTCAATGTTTATAACAGCCAAGTTTATGCACGGCCGTGAAATGGCATCAGGGAGATATAATATATGTGAGCGTTACAAACTAGTAACAATGTACTGAGAACTTGCGTACAGAAGAACATTACAGAATTAGAGAATGTCATGGATGGTTTGTGAACATCTTTTCTGCTGTCTTAATTCATGTAGTGCAGCTTACCTACTGTGTTATGTGAATTAGAGAATGCAATGATAAAATTTAGCCTATAGGGACTAAATGTCTTTACGGCATTGTTCTTTGGCTCAGAGTTTTCACATGTTAGCACTTGTTAAGTATTTGTAACTGAACATAGTGGATGCGATGGAAAGGATAATAGTACTGCAGTAGTGCCACAAAATGTCGAGAACAAAAAATTGCAGGGTTTAGACTAAAGAACATCCTTTGGTGTGCCATGAATAATTATCAAACCACACATGCATAAAGAGTAACTTCTAGTTCTAGCTTAAGTGTACCTGTCATGCAGAACCTGATCCTGAAAACATTTTTTCCTTCAGAGGGCATGATGATAAAGTCTTGATTTTGCCAAAAATCTTCTGCTTCCTATTGCAATTTCAACGACAACAAAACCATATCACAGCCCACACTTCATCAGAAACAAAACAATTGACAAGTAAACTAACACCAAAGCTTATAATAAACCCAGGGCAACACATGATACCACGTAGTAGCTCTGTTACAAAACTGTCTCCTCTTCTTTCCTCTAAACTCTCCTCTCCCTCTTAATAATAAGAAAGAAACAAAGACCTATCTAGGCCTGGGACTGCGCCTGAGATGCGCCACCTAGAGCTGGGAAGTCGGCCTCTGTGATCACCACTTTATCCTCCTCCTTTGGCTTGGGAGCTTGCCTCTGCCGGTAGTTGCCGCCCTGGTGGTATCCGCCATTGCCCCGCCCACTGTTGTAGTACCCACCCCGGTAACCATTGTAGCCATCCTGGTGCTGCTGGTAACCGTTGCCCCGGCCACCATTGTACCGGCCTTGCTCCTGGCGGTTGCCATTGTAGGCATCCCTGCGCTCCTGGTAACCACCATTGCCCCGGCCACCACCATTGTACCTGCCTTGCTCCCGGCGGTCGCCATTGCAGGCATCCCTGCGCTCCTGGTAGTACCCACCCTGCTGATCCCAGCGCTCGCCATTGTACCCATCCTGGCGCTCCTGGTACCTGCCGCTGCCCCTGCCGCTATTGTACCCACCTTGCTGGTAAGTGGTAGCCGCCTTGCCGGTGCTCGCCATTGTAACCCTCAACCCTCCTTGGGGCGCCACTGTCGTTAGCGTTGGCCTTGGCCTCGGCGTTGTGGAACACGAAGGAGTTATGGCCGCGGCCAGCTTTGTAGACCCGGCACTCAGAGCTGCTGTCACGGCTGCTGCAGCCATTGTAAGCACCGTTGCCACGGCCTCCCCTGTAGCCGCCATTTTGAGGGCGCCTCGATGGGGTAGGAGGCACGTACTCTGAACCATCCTCTGGCTTCAGGTACTCCTGGATGCTGATAGCCTGCAGCAAAAAGCAGCAGTAAGGATCACACTGTCACTAACAAgcacaatacaaattaaacagcaCTGAAGTAGTGATCGTACATTCTAAGGACATGCCTAGATTTCAGAAGATGGTTTAGTAAGGTAAAACATGCCCCTTTCATATCTCAGCATCAAAATTCAAAATGCATATTGTTGGAAGACTAAAAAGTTGTAAAAAGAAAAGATAAGTTAATTTCACTACCTTGCGAGGCTTGGCTTCCTTTGCAGCAGCCTCCTTTGCCTTGCGAACATTTTCCGCCTTCAATTTAGCAtcatcctcaatcttcttcttctcTAAGAGCTGGAGACCCTCAAAATCTACAGCAGCAGCCCTCCTCTCCTCAGGTTTAGAGGCCTCCTGGGACTTCTTCCTTTCTTGCATCTTCTCATATTCTTCAAGGGCAATCACCTGCTCCAAATTAGCACATCACTAAAAAGCTTGAAAAACAGAGCAAAGGGTCTGTACGTGAGGCAAGTATCCGCAAGTGTAGAAAAGTACAATTTTCTCTTGTTCAATGGGAGCCTCCTGCTCTTCCTGAGCAGTCTCATTAGGAGCATCCCCATCAgagtcttccttcttaggcttttgCTTCTTCAGCTCCCTCTTGACAGAGCCACTGAGACACTTGGTCTTATTGGTCTTATCCTTCTTCTAGGCTCCCTCATTATCGGCACCTTCTCCCTCTGGCTTCTTTTCGGCACCCTCTCCCTCTTCTTAGAATCATCTTTTTGCACAACCTTGCATCAGTTTCAAACATCAATGAGGTTAACTTGAAGGATAATGGTTACATTTCACAACAAAGCAAGGAAAACTTGTACAATAACCAACAGAAAATAAAAGGTCAAGGCTCGGTGGAAGATACCCTGTAGACTTGTCAGATTCAGAGGCAGGGACGGCTTCAACAACATTCTGAGCAGGGGCTTCCACCTGCTTTTCCTCAGCAGCAGGCTCCACCTTCCCTTCAGACTTCTGATCAACATCAGAAGCAGACACAGAGGATGGCTTACTCTTAGGCCTGTACTGCAGGTTCTCCCTCCTGTACTGCCTGTCATCCCTGCCGCTGCCATTGCGGTGGCAGAGATCCTCAGAGAGCGGAAAATACCTCTGTCAAACCCTTGAGTCAATCACTCACAATAAAtccaaaaaagaaacaaagatgAAGTCTGAAAAGACCCAACATTTACTAGCTCAATTCCATTCGCAAAAAGAACGCAGAGAGGTTCCCCTATTGCAGAAATAAGCACCGGATGGAAGAAAAGGAAACTAAAGGAACATCTAATAGAAAATGCCATCTTTTATGGGCATCAATGATTACAGTATAGTGGCATATGTGCAGTAAAATCTGCATTTTTTGTTCTAGTATATGGCTTCCTAAGCCAATTTTGCTAAAACTCTACGTGAGTTCAGCAAAGTCCTACGGGACAGGGCTAATATAAAACCTAAAGTACTCATGCAGTCGGTCCTCTGGAACTCTTCCACTCCGGTGTTGGGTCGATCCTCCTCGTTGACGCGCCAGCACTGCATAAGAATCATGGAAAGAAAATGTTAGGAGAGA from Triticum aestivum cultivar Chinese Spring chromosome 3B, IWGSC CS RefSeq v2.1, whole genome shotgun sequence includes these protein-coding regions:
- the LOC123065654 gene encoding RGG repeats nuclear RNA binding protein A, with amino-acid sequence MQERKKSQEASKPEERRAAAVDFEGLQLLEKKKIEDDAKLKAENVRKAKEAAAKEAKPRKAISIQEYLKPEDGSEYVPPTPSRRPQNGGYRGGRGNGAYNGCSSRDSSSECRVYKAGRGHNSFVFHNAEAKANANDSGAPRRVEGYNGEHRQGGYHLPARWVQ